The segment CCAAGCTCTATTGTCGATTGCCACCATGAATTAGCGGTAATCGGCGATCTTAGGAAAAAGGGCTATTATGTCGGAGTCTATGGCACCTTTGCTACGGCTGTGCCAGAATTTTTTTTAAACAAGGCGGATTTTATCATCAAGGGCGAACCGGAGGCAGGGGTTCTGAGGATCGTTTCAGAAAATTCATTGCCCAAAGGAGTGTTGGAAATCTCTCAGATTCAAGATTTAGATTCCTTGCCTTTCCCCGATTGGGGTCTTTTC is part of the Patescibacteria group bacterium genome and harbors:
- a CDS encoding radical SAM protein, whose translation is MKVILLDIKGASVRKCINKDLSGGMGTGTWVGDSLGARIFERVKKSNVVLPEITAAYLSAIFKKFGWEVKVTDEVEKLNEKADLVLAPSSIVDCHHELAVIGDLRKKGYYVGVYGTFATAVPEFFLNKADFIIKGEPEAGVLRIVSENSLPKGVLEISQIQDLDSLPFPDWGLF